The following are from one region of the Papaver somniferum cultivar HN1 unplaced genomic scaffold, ASM357369v1 unplaced-scaffold_132, whole genome shotgun sequence genome:
- the LOC113333243 gene encoding uncharacterized protein LOC113333243, producing MDEIYHDSMAITRYNHHPDIFLTMIANPNWEEIRGSLFQHQHPHERPDIVARMFELKRKALMDEIQQNKVIGTTVTHVYTIEFQKRGLPHMHALIFLDKADKIHTPEKVDNIVCAEFPDEVDDPLLFKTIQKCMVHGPCGSRKPDALCMNEGKCAKKYPKQYSTSTSLPDEGYPIYRRRNDGRVFRY from the coding sequence ATGGACGAGATATACCATGATTCCATGGCAATCACCAGGTACAACCATCACCCAGATATTTTTCTAACTATGATAGCGAACCCCAATTGGGAAGAAATAAGGGGTTCTTTGTTCCAGCACCAGCATCCACACGAAAGGCCTGATATAGTAGCTAGAATGTTTGAGCTGAAGCGTAAGGCACTAAtggatgagatacaacaaaataagGTAATCGGGACAACGGTGACACATGTATACACAATCGAGTTTCAGAAGAGAGGGTTGCCCCACATGCACGCGCTGATTTTCTTAGACAAGGCTGATAAGATCCACACGCCAGAGAAGGTGGATAATATAGTATGCGCAGAATTCCCGGATGAGGTAGATGATCCTCTTCTCTTTAAGACCATCCAAAAATGTATGGTCCATGGACCGTGTGGTTCAAGGAAACCAGATGCATTATGCATGAATGAGGGTAAGTGCGCAAAGAAGTATCCCAAACAGTATTCAACATCCACTTCATTGCCTGACGAAGGGTATCCGATCTACAGACGACGTAATGATGGACGAGTATTTCGCTATTGA
- the LOC113333244 gene encoding uncharacterized protein LOC113333244: protein MPKYSGQWSQVIGNRLIWENHQLQFDVSETIVSSNIEKLNAEQKRAFEMIIDSVETNAGKTFFLNGSEGTGKTFVYNTVAAKCRLKGNIVLTMASWGVAALLLSGGRTAHTTFKIPLNPAEDSKWRGNFLETPN from the coding sequence ATGCCGAAATATTCTGGACAATGGAGCCAAGTCATTGGAAACCGACTGATATGGGAGAACCATCAACTGCAATTCGATGTCAGCGAAACGATTGTTTCTTCTAATATTGAGAAATTGAACGCCGAACAAAAAAGGGCATTCGAAATGATAATAGATTCCGTGGAAACCAATGCTGGGAAAACTTTCTTTTTGAATGGAAGTGAAGGAACAGGCAAAACGTTTGTATACAACACTGTGGCGGCAAAATGTCGACTAAAAGGTAACATTGTTTTGACAATGGCATCTTGGGGTGTAGCAGCACTGCTCCTAAGTGGTGGACGTACCGCTCATACTACTTTCAAGATACCGTTGAATCCTGCTGAGGATTCGAAATGGAGGGGGAACTTTTTAGAAACACCAAATTGA